Proteins co-encoded in one Salvia splendens isolate huo1 chromosome 4, SspV2, whole genome shotgun sequence genomic window:
- the LOC121797798 gene encoding uncharacterized protein LOC121797798, producing MASSEAITATLPRFIVIKSKAYSDKGNVHFKSDGRSVVVGEEDVLSTPVKIEVERSTTNAKYVNLRFVYFNRYWQRKENDKFIVAESDQPEEDVTNSSCTLFEPVKVDDNGVFYLSHVQSGGRLSVDGQTMALYVDEQKNGDEEKGYLTFVDWNTLVKMPGSVAFKGSNGKYIMLDGSLLLFKSDDPNDKTTICVVEQKPEGHVHIRQREYDDDYFWAVRTPELLVSGVASSLSPPSTQLYNFWPVIMDDNTIALRSEYNNNFCCYLYDDYGIMDGLWARASTVTKDAILQVHESVVGRKIYNVVYQMEYARIFDEVPYLAGSETLTNDGDKEDSMAVSIEYTDEKSYTFSRSISLTAGVSASIEAGIPFIEKATIQVHYEISGALQWDETTTTTTSVTATGTVPIPAKTKATVDYVGTRGTCNIPYSYTQEDKSSIDGKPIYTDLVDGIYTGVSYYNFNFHVRDTMPL from the coding sequence ATGGCAAGTAGTGAAGCAATAACAGCCACACTTCCAAGGTTCATCGTCATCAAATCGAAAGCTTATAGTGATAAAGGCAATGTGCATTTCAAGAGCGATGGTAGGTCCGTAGTTGTGGGAGAAGAGGACGTATTGAGCACGCCGGTGAAGATTGAAGTGGAGCGTTCTACCACCAACGCCAAATATGTGAACCTACGATTCGTCTATTTCAACAGGTACTGGCAGCGGAAAGAAAACGACAAATTCATCGTTGCAGAATCTGACCAGCCTGAAGAGGACGTCACTAATTCCTCTTGCACCTTGTTCGAGCCGGTCAAGGTGGATGATAACGGCGTCTTCTACTTGAGCCACGTCCAGAGCGGAGGCCGTTTGTCAGTAGATGGCCAAACCATGGCCCTCTATGTAGATGAGCAGAAAAATGGGGATGAGGAGAAAGGTTACCTCACTTTTGTGGATTGGAACACATTAGTTAAAATGCCGGGGAGCGTAGCGTTCAAAGGGAGTAATGGCAAGTATATCATGCTGGATGGGTCTCTATTGCTGTTTAAATCTGATGATCCGAACGACAAAACAACCATCTGCGTGGTGGAGCAGAAGCCGGAAGGACATGTCCATATAAGGCAGAGGGAATACGATGATGATTATTTCTGGGCAGTAAGAACACCGGAATTATTGGTGTCCGGTGTTGCTTCGTCTTTATCTCCTCCTTCAACCCAGCTCTATAATTTCTGGCCGGTCATAATGGATGATAATACAATCGCGCTCCGCAGTGAATACAACAACAACTTCTGCTGCTATCTGTATGACGATTATGGTATCATGGACGGTCTATGGGCAAGAGCTTCCACGGTCACGAAAGACGCAATACTGCAAGTGCACGAGTCCGTGGTGGGAAGAAAGATCTATAACGTGGTGTATCAGATGGAGTATGCTCGGATCTTCGATGAGGTCCCTTACTTGGCAGGCTCAGAAACGCTTACTAACGACGGAGATAAGGAGGATTCCATGGCGGTGTCAATTGAGTATACAGACGAGAAATCTTATACTTTTAGCCGGAGCATTTCGTTGACAGCAGGGGTGTCCGCCAGCATCGAAGCTGGAATTCCCTTCATTGAAAAAGCAACTATTCAAGTGCATTATGAGATAAGCGGGGCGTTGCAGTGGGATGAAACCACAACAACTACAACGTCGGTTACAGCCACTGGGACCGTTCCTATACCTGCGAAGACTAAGGCTACGGTTGATTATGTGGGAACAAGAGGCACCTGCAATATTCCTTATTCTTACACTCAGGAGGACAAGAGCTCCATTGATGGCAAACCGATTTATACTGATCTGGTTGATGGTATTTACACTGGCGTCAGTTATTACAACTTCAACTTTCATGTTAGAGATACCATGCCACTTTGA